In the genome of uncultured Pseudomonas sp., the window GAGCTGGCGGGTGCTGCGCACGAGTCGCGCTTGATCAGCTACAGCCTCGAAGATGCCAGTGCCTACCTGTATTGCCGCGATGCGCAGTTTGACGAGCAGGGCGTGCGCGCCACGCTGGTCACCCCGCGCGGTGAAGGCAACTTGCGCAGTTCGCTGCTCGGCCGGTTCAACCTGAGCAATCTGCTGGCGGTGGTCGGCGCGCTGCTCGGCCTGGATTACGCGCTGGATGAAATTCTCAAGGTGCTGCCGCAGTTGCAGGGCCCGATTGGCCGTATGCAGCGCCTGGGTGGCGGCAAGCAGCCGCTGCTGGTGGTGGATTACGCGCACACCCCAGATGCTCTGGAAAAAGTCCTCGAAGCCCTGCGTCCACACGTCAAAGGCCGACTGCTGTGCCTGTTCGGCTGTGGCGGTGATCGCGACAACGGCAAGCGTCCGTTGATGGCGGCCGTGGTCGAGCGGCTGGCCGATGGTGTGTTGGTGACCGATGACAACCCGCGCAGCGAAGCCCCAGCGCAGATTTTCAGCGATATTCGCAGCGGCTTTGTCAGCCCCGAAGCGGTGCAGTTCGTTCACGGCCGTGGCCAGGCGATTGCCCAGCTGGTTGCCGCGGCTTCAGCCGATGACGTGTTGGTGCTGGCCGGCAAGGGCCATGAGGATTACCAGGAAATCAATGGCGTGCGGCAGCCGTTCTCCGATCTGCTCGAAGCGACTAAGGCTTTGGCGGCATGGGAGGTGGCGCATGCTTAAGCCGCTATTGTTGAGCGACGTAGCTAAACCACTGAACGCTCGGGTGATCGGTGCGGATGTGGCATTCAGTGCCGTCAGCAGCGATAGCCGGGCGATTCAGCCCGGCCAGCTGTTTATCGCCCTGGCCGGCCCGCGCTTTGATGGCCACGACTACCTGGCCGACGTCGCCGCTAAAGGCGCGGTTGCTGCACTGGTTGAGCGTGAAGTGGCGAATGCGCCACTGCCGCAATTGCTGGTGGCCGATAGCCGCGTGGCCCTCGGTCAACTGGGGGCGCTAAACCGCCAGGCGTTCACCGCGCCTGTGGTGGCGATCACCGGCTCCAGTGGCAAGACCACCGTCAAGGAAATGCTTGCCTGCATTCTCCGTGAGGGCCTGCAGGGCCCGGTACTGGCGACCCGTGGCAACCTGAATAACGACCTTGGCGCGCCGCTGACTCTGCTCGAGCTGGCGCCTGAGCATGTCGCTGCGGTGATCGAATTGGGCGCCAACCATGTCGGTGAAATCGCCTACACCGTAGGCCTGACCCAGCCGCAGGTGGCCATTCTCAACAATGCCGGCACCGCGCATGTCGGTGAGTTTGGCGGGCCAGAGAAAATTGTCGAAGCCAAGGGCGAAATTATTGAAGGGCTGAGCGACAACGGCGTGGCCGTGCTCAACCTGGATGACCAGGCATTTA includes:
- a CDS encoding UDP-N-acetylmuramoyl-L-alanyl-D-glutamate--2,6-diaminopimelate ligase produces the protein MPMPLSKLLPEAASATLIRELTLDSRKVRPGDLFLAVPGTQQDGRVHIADAVARGAAAVAFEAEGAGEMTASSSELVAIKGLAGQLSAIAGRFYGEPSRGLNLIGITGTNGKTSVSQLLAQALDLLGQHCGIVGTLGNGFYGALEQGRHTTPDPIGVQATLADMKNAGARAVAMEVSSHGLHQGRVTALAFDVAVLTNLSRDHLDYHGSMQAYAEAKATLFAWSGLRCRVLNLDDAFGRELAGAAHESRLISYSLEDASAYLYCRDAQFDEQGVRATLVTPRGEGNLRSSLLGRFNLSNLLAVVGALLGLDYALDEILKVLPQLQGPIGRMQRLGGGKQPLLVVDYAHTPDALEKVLEALRPHVKGRLLCLFGCGGDRDNGKRPLMAAVVERLADGVLVTDDNPRSEAPAQIFSDIRSGFVSPEAVQFVHGRGQAIAQLVAAASADDVLVLAGKGHEDYQEINGVRQPFSDLLEATKALAAWEVAHA
- the murF gene encoding UDP-N-acetylmuramoyl-tripeptide--D-alanyl-D-alanine ligase; the protein is MLKPLLLSDVAKPLNARVIGADVAFSAVSSDSRAIQPGQLFIALAGPRFDGHDYLADVAAKGAVAALVEREVANAPLPQLLVADSRVALGQLGALNRQAFTAPVVAITGSSGKTTVKEMLACILREGLQGPVLATRGNLNNDLGAPLTLLELAPEHVAAVIELGANHVGEIAYTVGLTQPQVAILNNAGTAHVGEFGGPEKIVEAKGEIIEGLSDNGVAVLNLDDQAFSIWQQRAKGRTIRSFALRNPAADVYASELARDPRGCSAFTLQCAGGQARIQLNLLGEHNVANALAAAAAAQALGIAPAAIKAGLENLQPVSGRAVAQLAPNGLRVIDDSYNANPTSVCAAIDILTGFPGRRVLVLGDIGELGEWAEQGHRQVGAYAVGKVDALYAVGPLMAYAIEEFGTNGRHFADQASLIAALQGEQGDTTLLIKGSRSAAMEKVVAALCGTSGEIH